The nucleotide sequence TGCTTTGTAATTCATGGATTAAAAGTAATTGATGGTCAAAAAGGAATGTTTGTTGCTATGCCTTCGAGAAAAATGCCTGATGGTGAATATAAGGATATAGCTCATCCAATTACACCAGAACTTAGAAAGGATATAACAGACTCTGTTATAGCTAAGTATAAAGAGGTTATGTCGCAAGAGCCAGTATCAGTAGTAGTAGAAGAAATTGTAGAAGAATAAAAAAATCATTGACAAGTTAAAAAAAAAATGATATTATTTTAGCGATGTTGGGGTGTCGCCAAGCGGTAAGGCAACGGACTTTGACTCCGTCATGCGTTGGTTCGAATCCAGCCACCCCAGCCA is from Cetobacterium sp. ZOR0034 and encodes:
- the spoVG gene encoding septation regulator SpoVG, with protein sequence MKITDVRLRTVKNENELKLKAYADVTFEECFVIHGLKVIDGQKGMFVAMPSRKMPDGEYKDIAHPITPELRKDITDSVIAKYKEVMSQEPVSVVVEEIVEE